Sequence from the Candidatus Rokuibacteriota bacterium genome:
CGCGTCTGCAGCTGGCGAATCAGATTCTCAAACTCAGAGAAAAGGGCGAGTTGAGCCAGGCCCAGCTCGCAAGGAAGATCGGGACGCACCAGTCTGCGATCGCCCGCATGGAGCAGAGCACCTATCGCGGGTACACCGTGGCAACGCTCGCGAAGATCGCGGCGGCCGCGGGCGCGCGCCTCGAGGTGCGATTCGTGCCGAGCGGGCGACGGGCGCAGCACGTAGGATGATGGCAGAGTGAAAATGGGCCCGCCGGGGTCCTTGAGTAGCCCGGACTGCTCTGGTATGGTTCCCTGAGCTCGCGACTCCACGAAGGATCGCAGAGTTGCCCACCGTAGGGCACAGGCCAGCAACGACGCTGTGGCGATTCCCAACAACTCTTCATTACAGGCGTTACGCACAGAAGGGAGAACCCATGGCGAGTATGACTCACGGTGGGAGTGGTGAGGGTGCCCCGAGCGACGGCGAACGTGATGGTGCCGGCAACCGGGTGAACGAAGGACGCCGCGGCTTTCTGAAGGGGGCCTTGGCGGCCGGCGGTGCGGCGGCGTCGTTCGCGGCGGCCGGACTCTCGTCGGTGACGACGGCCCAGGCGCAGCCCGGGATGGTGCCGGGAACCAAGAACCACTACTACGTTCCCGCGACCGACAAGACGGTGCACTGGGGATATTTCAGCAAGTTGCTCAAGCCCCAGGTCGAGGTGCGCTCCGGCGACTTCGTCACGATCGAGGCGCTCACGCATCACGCCAACGACGACGCCGACCGAATGGTGAAGGGCGATGCGGGCGCGGAGAGCGTCTTC
This genomic interval carries:
- a CDS encoding XRE family transcriptional regulator, encoding MAKRKTLMDEIHEELRGNRELNARFQRELTRLQLANQILKLREKGELSQAQLARKIGTHQSAIARMEQSTYRGYTVATLAKIAAAAGARLEVRFVPSGRRAQHVG